The following is a genomic window from Candidatus Leptovillus gracilis.
GCGATTGCGGCCGTTGTCATCGGCGGCACATCCCTCAGCGGTGGTGAAGGCACGATTCTGGGCACAGTGATTGGCGCGTTTGTCATCAGCGTCCTCACCAACGGCCTGCGCATCCTCTCCGTACCCCAGGAATGGCAAATCGTCATCACCGGGGCCATTGTCATCCTGGCCGTTTACGCCGACATTCTGCGCCGCGGCCGGCAGAAATAGAAGATTACAGGGCATGGCTAAAAAAGTATTTGTTAGCGGCTGCTACGACCTGTTACACAGCGGGCACATTGCTTTCTTTAATGAAGCAGCTTCCTACGGCGACCTCTACGTCGCCCTCGGTTCCGACAAAACCGTCTTCGACCTGAAAGGCCGGACGCCGGTTAACAGCGAAGATGAACGGCTATTCATGGTGAAAGCGGTGAAGTGTGTTAAAGACGCCTTCATCTCGCAAGGCTCTGGCATGTTGGACTTTTTGGCCGAATTTCAGGCCGTTCAACCCGACCTCTTCATCGTCAATGCCGACGGCCACACCCCCTATAAACAACAACTTTGCCAGGAATATGGCGTGGAATATCTGGTGCTGCACCGCGAGCCGCACGCCGGTCTGACGCCCCGTTCTTCCACTTCTCTGCGCACCATCCACCAGATGCCCTTTCGCATTGATCTGGCCGGTGGTTGGCTGGACCAGCCCTTTGTCTCCCGCCATTATCCCGGCGCAGTGATCACCATCTCCATTGAACCGACGCTGCAATTCAACGACCGCAGCGGCATGGCTTCCAGCACCCGCCGGGCGGCGATTGACATGTGGGGACCACGTTTGCCTATCGGCGACCCGGAAAAAATAGCCAAAATCCTTTTCTGCTACGACAACCCGCCGGGCACTAAGGAAATCTCTGGTTCGCAAGACGCCATCGGCCTGGTTTTACCCGGTCTGGCAAAG
Proteins encoded in this region:
- a CDS encoding adenylyltransferase/cytidyltransferase family protein, with protein sequence MAKKVFVSGCYDLLHSGHIAFFNEAASYGDLYVALGSDKTVFDLKGRTPVNSEDERLFMVKAVKCVKDAFISQGSGMLDFLAEFQAVQPDLFIVNADGHTPYKQQLCQEYGVEYLVLHREPHAGLTPRSSTSLRTIHQMPFRIDLAGGWLDQPFVSRHYPGAVITISIEPTLQFNDRSGMASSTRRAAIDMWGPRLPIGDPEKIAKILFCYDNPPGTKEISGSQDAIGLVLPGLAKANYAGEYWPVSIERLQDELALQFVENALYLVTLGPRHAEYAVLADTRITPERAKALADPTETCWQAIQQRDIVAFGRSVRESFEAQIAMFPNMMNESVAALIAQYRDVALGWKLSGAGGGGYLILVSDQPIENAVRVIARREHE